TTTTGAAAGTGTCGTTCCGTTTTTCAAAAGGAACTCGACGGTCTGCATCGGCGCTCTGGGGCTTGTAACGGCATATTTGATCGGCTTGTTGCCTCTGTCATCAGTTGCATTGATGTCGGCTCCCAGTTCGAACAGCTTTTTCACGAAATCGGTATTCTCGAACATCCGACATTTCCGGTGTACGCCCACCTGACGTCTGAATTTTAGGAACCGCTT
Above is a genomic segment from Candidatus Ozemobacteraceae bacterium containing:
- a CDS encoding ankyrin repeat domain-containing protein gives rise to the protein KRFLKFRRQVGVHRKCRMFENTDFVKKLFELGADINATDDRGNKPIKYAVTSPRAPMQTVEFLLKNGTTLSKEDFEVLQGEVKEAMRLTQEPGMHPSEKTSIEIIAEKFEAVKKHFNY